AGCTGAACTTACAACGTTGTAGGAATCCAACCCATTTTGCTAAGCCAAGTCCTTAAGTCGTAATTGTCCTAAACTAACTTGGAAAAAATTTATTATTAAAAAACTAAGAGTTTAAATTATAAACAGCCTAGCTAAACTTGGTCTTATATTACTTATTACAGGGTTAGCAGTGGGGGTAATAGGATATGCAATCATGGCTTACTCCTCTTATGCCTTCATAGCTAGGCTCTCACCACCACCTATGAAAGAAGTCCAGTTAAAACCAAATTCCTCTATAGTTATACATTATGTCGCAAACGGCAGTACGGTTAAGTTCTATTTTACTCCAAAACAAGGAGTAAAGGTTGTCGGAATTTCATCTTTGGCAGGAAGTCACGTTAATATTACGGGGCGTATATTACTCCCTTCTCACAGCGGGAACATAATAATAAACAAGACAAATAAGACCGTGCTCATCTCTTACGCACTTGAGTACGCCCCTGCAAGTTGTTACAACCGCTTTAGCTCTCCAAACTTTGTCATATCCACGGTTATACACGTAATATCTTTAGGTTTAACTTTCATGCTTGCAGGAGTATTATTCATATCGGGAGTAGTACTGACGATAATAGGGCTCATAAAAAGACAATGAGGTTAAAGCAGGCTTAATTAAAACTGACGGTCATTACTTAAGGGCATCATAGCGTTATAGAATATTTTAATTTTTATTATTGGAAAAATACTGATTAATGTGCTTAATTGTGCACTTTCTGATTAATTTTAAATTATTGACATCACTCAATAGCTTATGACCGGCCTAGAAAAAGGGGTCGTAGGCTTCAGAGAACTTTTAGGACAGTCAATAGCTTTAATCGCACCTCTAGGAGCAGTAGCAGCTACGTTAACTGGAGCAGCACAGTTCGCTTTAGGTTCCCTACCTCTCTCTTATTTAATAGGAATTTTTGGAGTACTGTTCTGGATAAATGTACCTTACCAGTTCTCCAGAAAAATAGGCAGTGCAGGAGGGTTCTACGAGTTTACGGAAAAAGGGATAGGAAAAAGGTTCGGAATCTTTACCGGTTACCTCTACCTGTTCTCCTATTTTAACGTAATTACAAACTCTATAATATTCGTAGGAGGGGTTTTCATACCCTCAATGCTGAGCCAGTTCTTCGGAATTACTCTTCCCTCACTAATATGGATACCAATAATGCTAGTCTTCTTAGGTTTAATAACTACCTTAGCTTACCTTGGAATTAGGCCTTCTCTTCGTTATAGTTTAATAACTTCAATAATTGAAATAGCCCTCCTCATAATCTTTTCCTTAATAATCATCGTAAAGGCAGGGCCTAGAAACACTTTAGAACCTTTTACTCCAACGCCTGCAGGAGGTTGGGCACCAGTATTTGAAGGTATGATCCTCGCAATATTCTCAATGTCAGGTTCCTCAGGAGCAGTATACATAGCTGAGGAAACAAAGAATCCCTTAAGTGACGTTAAAAAGGCTGTGCTTATAAGCTTCCTAATTACCGGAGTAGTCTTCGTACTAACTTCATACGCAATGGTAATAGGGTGGGGGATAAACAATATGCAGACCTTTGCACCCTCAGGAGTTCCTGGATTAATACTTGCAGAGAAATACGTAGGACCAGCATTCGTAGCAATACTCCTAGCTTTTATCTTAAACAGTTTCTTCGCAGGGTCTTTAGCTCCACTAAATTCTACCTCAAGGTTACTTTACGCCTTAGGAAGAGACAACGTAGCTCCAAAATACGTTTCAAAGGTTCATGAAAAGTTTAAGAGCCCTTCAAACGCTATTCTAGTGCTGGGAGTAATTTCCGGGGCAGTATCTTTAGTTACAGGGTTAATAATGAGTCCCTTCTACGGCTTCCTGTTCTTAATTAACATGTCAGCAATTTCATTATTCATAGGTCACATGTTAGGAGACGTAGCACTACCGTTCTTCTATAAGAAGATAAGGGAATTCAACGTAGTTTACCACTTAGTAGCCCCTGTAGTCTCATTCATTATATTAATATTTGGAATATATTACAGCTTCTATCCACCAACATACCCAATTAACTACTCAGCAATAGCTACTGCAGTCTACGCCGTAGGAGTCTTAGCCTTCATATTCACAAGGAAAAATTGGAGTGAAAATAAAAGTAAGCTGTGAATATTCAAGTACAAATAAAAGCTAATTACCTTTTTTAAATTCTGGTTAGGACATCAAGTGATAAGTCAATGGGTAATAAACGCTAGCACTTCTATTGAAAAAGCTTATTATTGCGTGTAGAGATATCCCCACATTGTCGGCGTAGTAAAAATAGGTTTTGTGCTTATTATAGGATTAATGATGGACATGGTAGATTATTTACTTATGCATACGCTCGCGAGGACGTCAGCAATGCGTCATTACAAAAAGTATCCGCCTCAATAGTTATCCACTACGTAGCAAACGGTAGCTTGGTAGAGTTTCGTACCAAAGCCTGAGTAAAAGTTGTTGGCTTTCCAGTCAATTATTCCGTGTCAGGTTATACTTCCCACAGTGGGGACATTACTGTAATAAATAACTCCAGCAAGCCGGTGACGTTTTGTTACACACTTAAGTATATCCCAGAAAATCCTAAGTCATTAATTTTCCCGTAACTCCAGCAGACGTAATGTTTCCCTTTCTATTTTCAATTTCAGGACTGGTTTTAGCAGTAGCAGGAATAGCGTTAATGGTATACAAAAAGTGACGAGCTTAAGAGATGTAGTATTCACTGCAACTTCCTATTCTTGATTTGTCTTGGTTGTAACTGGAAAAGCATTTTGTTTAATTTACAAGCATACTAGTTATTAAATTAGACGTAGCGTTAAAAGTTTACGTTAACTCTGATAAAAATTGAAGTATTTTAGTAACTGATACAGTATTAGAATCATAGAATAAGATAATTGTACTAAATATGCTCCTGCAATGCCTTATAATTTTCCTAGCCTTATTAGATAGTAAAAAATAAAAATGTCCTATTGAAATTATATCGTATGATAGCGAAATGAAGGGCTTAACTCCACTCTTATGCTCTCCATTCAGGCTTAAAGCTTGGAAGTTTGCCATTGACCTTCTAAATAGAGGCGAGTTAAGTCCCGACGATTTAAGGCAGTATGTAAATTGCTTTAAGGAAATGTTATCTTCTCCAGAAGCTTGGGAGCTAATCCCCGCTTTATTGGATAAGGGAATATTGGATTTATCTAAAGAAGAAAAAACGATTTTACTTAATTTCCTCTCTGATGAAGACGAGCATAAGCGATTAATTGCCTGGAATTTGGTTCCTATTTTTGTTGATAAGAGTATCGTTACTACTGATGAAGTGAGAAGAAGAAAAGCCGACTTCCTTTCTCTCCTAATTTCGTCAGACAGGAAACTTTGTTTGAAAAGCTGGAACCTCGTTATCGCTCTTATGGAGAGAGGAGTAATAGATAAAAGTGACGTAGACCAATTTTTATCTTTCCTAACATGCCTCGATCACTTAGTTAGGTCAAAGGCTTGGAATTGTGTTTTACTCTTAATAAATAAGGGAATAATAGACAAATCTTATTCACAGTATTTCCTGTCTCTCTTATCTTATGAACGACTGAGCATAAGGTTAGACGCCTGGAAGCACGTCCCAGAGCTTATGGATAAGAAAATAATTTCAGCAGAAAAGGTGAGAAAACTTGTAGACAATGTAAAAATTAGCAATGAGATAATAAATGAGCTCAAAAATAGGGGAATTATTTAGCCTCCGTGAATGAACTCACTTCTACAAAATGGAGACACGGCGTCTCCTCTAGATAACAGCATACTGTGCACTCCTTTATTGTAATAAAGATTTTCATACCCCTAGGCTCAAGAGAACTAGTTAATCTACAGCCATATGTTAGTCCGTAATTATTACATAATTATGATCTTAATTCCTCATTTTGTTCAATTGATTTATCTTAGTTAAGAACTGAAATTATAAAGCATTAACTATCAAAGCTTATAATTTTCTAAAGGAGAGTAACCATGTGGCAGTAAAATTTTATTCCCACGAGTTCAAGCTCTTTCTAGTAGGCATCCTAGCTTTACTTTCCGTGTATTACCTACCCCAATATTATTTACCTATAAGGATAAAGGTACTGGGGCTACTTTGTAATTACCTTTTAGAAATAGTGTTAAACCTCATCCTTTACTCCCTCGGGATCTCTTTGGTTACATACTGGTTATTCAAAGGAGACGAGCCCGGGAAGTATTACATCATATGGTATTGGGCAATATTCATAAATTACTATTTTCTCCACGTCTACCTATTGCCTTACAACGTGTATTTAGGAGTCTTATCTGCACTACTCTTCTCAGCATTTCCAACAATTACCATGTGGGCAGTAAGGATAAAAAGGCCTCCAGTAGACTCATTGCCAACTTCACAACTATGGGCAGGTAGCGTAATGTTCTCGGTCGTCATCTTACTCTCCTTGTATACTGGGGTAGAAATAAAGGAGTTCCTTTACCTCTCAGCGGTTGGTTTACTCCTCTCCTTCTTTGCTGTAGGTACTGAGGCTAAGATGGTTAACCTCTCCTTAATACCTATGCTAGCGATAGCGTTTTATTACACCTACCAAGTAATCCTTGATACTACCGTGTGCACTGCGTTACTCCTTTTCGCTGTTTCCTTCCTCGTCTTTTTGGCTTCAATGAAGCCAGCCTTTGGAGTAGACGTAATGACTGGGGAAATAACCCCTATAGGAGTCGTTACCTCGAGGTACTTTTCCCTCATGTTGCCGGTAGTAATAACTTTAGCCTGGTACTTTATTTACGAGTTAGCAAAAGTATTCATACCGGGGTATATCTCGCCGGTAAATGTTGAAGACTTCCCGTTAGTCTTCCTGCCGATAATAGTGGGCAACGTGGTAGTTGACTACTTGAGGGGGAGAGAATTCGACAAATACTACGTGACCGGGATAATAGGAGGAGTCGGAATGGCAGACGGGTTGTGGTTGGACTTAGTTGGAGTATTAACTTACTACTTGACAGTAGACAACTTCGGCTTCATCCACGGTACTATAATATACTTCATTTATGTTATACCTATAGTTGTTATATTAACGAGGCTTGCTTAAGCCTTTATGTTTTTACAAGATACACACTTACAGTGGTTTTTTTCTCTATACTTTTACAGCTTTTCTCTCTCTAGGTCTAATGTCTTGTTTTTGTATGGGTCAGCCACTGGCTCTCCCCTTTTATGGCCGAGCTTTTAATGAGGCTAGACTTAAATAATACCCCGTCACCTCCGTCCTTAAAGCCCAAAACTTTTAATGAGGTAAGACTCAATATGAAGCTGAGCACAGCGACATTAAGACTTCAACGCTGTAATCTAACTGCTATACCGCACTCCCAATAAGGTTGAACTATAGTCTTTCTCATAGTAAATGCGAAGGGTAAATAATTTTATCCGCATGGGGCATATCTTACCGCTTTCATTATATGATCAACTTTTAACACCTTAAGGTAAGGTTAGTCCTTTGCAACTATTATGAAAAAGACTATAAGAAGAACTGGATAGCTTTGTGACGCTAGCTCGTTAGTATTTTGGAAAAGTTCTTAGACTTTAACCTAGTTACATCCTTTGTCTAAGGCTATAAACTTTCTGAAAGCACTAGCGTGTTTACCTACGTCTATTCAAATGAAAGCTAAGCAATACTTATCGCTATTCTTGACCCCTATTGCCCTAGCAGTACTAATGAGTATATCAGAAAGTTTTACGTCGTTTACGACTAAGAAGAGCTGTCTGCCTAGCTCTACTGGGTTCCCCTCTTCGTCCTCAAATTTACAGCCCAACAGTTCCAAAAAAGTTGTGGAAACTACCTTATTCACAAGGCCCTCAAGCTTCTTCTGGTCGCAACTAGCTATTACCGTAGACTTCCCTATGCCATTCAACAAAAACTTACAGTCCTTTACAGCAAAGGAGAAGTTCCTCATTATAGTACCTAGGTCTACTTTCCCCTCCGTGTTACCTAACTTGTAAACCACTTGAGGTCCGGTAAACCTGAAATAGTATAGCAAAGAAAGGGAAGATAAGTCGCCTATGTAAGGTACCTCCTTTTCCCACTTATCCCTCTTCATCTTATGCCCCGTCAGTCTCTCATAGATTGCCATTGCGGAGTTCAAGAGTAGGAACTCCCTAAAGCTCTGGTCACCGTAATTTATTTCCCTAATTGAAGGGTAAGTCTTCATTATCCAGGTGACGAACTCCTCGTAAGTCATTTCCGTCTTCTCTACTTTAACCTCTGGGAGAACTAAGTCAATCCTGCATTCCTCCATTTTCCTCCCAACCCTTCCGACTGCTTGAATTGCAGCCTCAGAAAAGAACCTCGTAATTAGCCCGTAGGAGACGTTAGGGTAATCTACGCCTTGGGTTATCGCAGAACTGCCAACTACAAAGGTGTCGTCTTCATCGCAATACTCTCCCTTTATTGAGGTCTTACAAACAAAGCTTGAACCGAACCTCTCGTGTAAAGCCTTTGCCACCTCTAATGCTTGAGAGACCTTATCAACTACAATAATCCCCCTCTGCTTCTTCTCCTTAAGCTCCTTATAAACGTCGTCTAGGAAGCCTTCGTTGATGAGGTCGGGGATTTTGTCACCTGCATTAACGAAACGGGAGAGCTTTGTTTTACCGCTACTTTCGACAAATATTAACCTGACCTTAGCCCTCCCTCTGACAAGCACTTCCCCCCTTCCAGCTGTTATCCTCTTAAAGTGAAAGTTATCTCCTAACTCCGCCTTAAGTCCTTCTTCTATCTTCCTTATTTTCTCCTCTGAAGGGGTAGCTGAAGAGAGTATCAAAGAAAAGTCGTGGTCGTGGATCCTCTTTATTATCTTCAAAGTGACTATGAGTGAGGAAAGCTGGTAATTATCGTAAAGGTGGAACTCATCAGCGAAGACCATATCACCTTTAAATAAGTTGAGGAAGAGGCTCAACCTTTTCACTATTTCACTCCTCCTTATGTCAACTTTTAACAGTTCGTCGACCTTTGGGTTACCGTAAATTACCGCCAAAGCCGTGTGAGAAGGATAAGTAAGCATTTGATTATAAATATGGAAAGAGTCAGGGGTTGTGAAAACGATTTTCCTATCGACGCCTTCCAAGACGTCAAGGTTAATTTCCTTCCCCCTAACTAGAGAGGCACTGAACTTGATCAAAGCTAACTTCTCCTTCCCTTCCACCTTGACTATTTTAATGAAATCGTCTGAGTACTCAGCTTCCTTAAATAGAGAAGATACGCTTCTGTACTGGTCTTCCAGTAGTTCGAGGACTGGGTAAAGCCCAACTG
This genomic interval from Acidianus sp. HS-5 contains the following:
- a CDS encoding APC family permease, producing the protein MTGLEKGVVGFRELLGQSIALIAPLGAVAATLTGAAQFALGSLPLSYLIGIFGVLFWINVPYQFSRKIGSAGGFYEFTEKGIGKRFGIFTGYLYLFSYFNVITNSIIFVGGVFIPSMLSQFFGITLPSLIWIPIMLVFLGLITTLAYLGIRPSLRYSLITSIIEIALLIIFSLIIIVKAGPRNTLEPFTPTPAGGWAPVFEGMILAIFSMSGSSGAVYIAEETKNPLSDVKKAVLISFLITGVVFVLTSYAMVIGWGINNMQTFAPSGVPGLILAEKYVGPAFVAILLAFILNSFFAGSLAPLNSTSRLLYALGRDNVAPKYVSKVHEKFKSPSNAILVLGVISGAVSLVTGLIMSPFYGFLFLINMSAISLFIGHMLGDVALPFFYKKIREFNVVYHLVAPVVSFIILIFGIYYSFYPPTYPINYSAIATAVYAVGVLAFIFTRKNWSENKSKL
- a CDS encoding DEAD/DEAH box helicase, producing MLTINVDKVTVEGGSSEYLSFKLRKFQEEVKDAIEKREKVVLQTPTGSGKTFSLLLSKHSVGLYPVLELLEDQYRSVSSLFKEAEYSDDFIKIVKVEGKEKLALIKFSASLVRGKEINLDVLEGVDRKIVFTTPDSFHIYNQMLTYPSHTALAVIYGNPKVDELLKVDIRRSEIVKRLSLFLNLFKGDMVFADEFHLYDNYQLSSLIVTLKIIKRIHDHDFSLILSSATPSEEKIRKIEEGLKAELGDNFHFKRITAGRGEVLVRGRAKVRLIFVESSGKTKLSRFVNAGDKIPDLINEGFLDDVYKELKEKKQRGIIVVDKVSQALEVAKALHERFGSSFVCKTSIKGEYCDEDDTFVVGSSAITQGVDYPNVSYGLITRFFSEAAIQAVGRVGRKMEECRIDLVLPEVKVEKTEMTYEEFVTWIMKTYPSIREINYGDQSFREFLLLNSAMAIYERLTGHKMKRDKWEKEVPYIGDLSSLSLLYYFRFTGPQVVYKLGNTEGKVDLGTIMRNFSFAVKDCKFLLNGIGKSTVIASCDQKKLEGLVNKVVSTTFLELLGCKFEDEEGNPVELGRQLFLVVNDVKLSDILISTARAIGVKNSDKYCLAFI